From the Prochlorococcus marinus str. AS9601 genome, the window CACGAGGATCTTTTCAATAATGTCAAAAACTTTATAAATACAGATTTAGAAAATATTGATTCCATATTTAAAACTTGGAATATAGCTATAAAGGGAGGTTCTTATTTAAAGAGAGATATTGGAACAGTTCTAAATGTGAAAACAATGAATAGGACAAAAATACAAAATGGAACTAGCGAAGATGATTTAAAGATAATAGATATTAAATCTCTTACTAGTCCTGATGATCTACTTGTGGATATAGATCAAAAAGATATAAATGAATGGGATGAATCTGAGGAAAAGAAAAAATTTGGGAAACAACTGCGGTCTGCGGCCAAAAAATGTAGAGAAAAATATTTAGGTCCTCGACCTTTATTAATTATTTATCCAATTAGTAAAGATTCAAAACCTGATGAAGAGTCAACTACTAGATTCAAACTTTTTTCTAAAACCCAAAAAGAGGATTTAGGGGATTTAGATTATGAACCTCATGATATTTTTGGAATAGTATTAGCTATACCCACTCCTCCAAATTTTATTTCTAATAGAAACAGTTTGGGGCTTGATTTAAACAATTAAGTTATGTCTGAAGAAAAATTAAAAAAAATTTGGCAAGAAGTTGAGCTAGAAAGAGATAAATTCTTAAAAGAGTTTGCTTATAAAAATTTTTATTCGGGTTCAAAAAAAGATCTGATCTTAATAGGTATAAATAAAGATTCATCTAAAGGAATAATGATCAGAGACGAAAGTGGTAGAAATGCTTTGCCGAAATTAAGTTCATCATTTCAAATTGAAAGATCTTTTATAGAAGAGAAGAAATCATTTTTTATAACTATTTTTTCCAAAGAAACTTCTTTACATGAACCTTTCACATACCTTATAAGTTTAATTATTAAGAATATCGACTATGGTTTATCTCCAACTCTTGCAACAAAAGAGGCAATAGAGAAATTTCAAAAATTATTTAAGAGTTTTGGTAAATTACCTTCAGAGAATCAAATAGTTGGCCTTTTAGGTGAATTATTTTTTGTAGATCAAATTTTAAAAATAAAAAACGATTATTGGAAAGGCTGGCTTAAACCTGAAAAAACTATAGACTATACATATTCTGAAATTGATGTCGAAATAAAATCTTCTTCCTATTCTGGGGAAGATAAAATAACAATAAATAGGTTGAATCAGCTTCAATATATTAAAAATAGATCAAGATATTTATACTATTCTAGTTTTATTATTAATCCTGATGGTGAATTATCTGTTCCAGATTTAGTAGATAACATCCTTTCTCAAATTGATGATAAAGATGGTTTTAGAGATAAGTTATCTTGCACAAAATATAAAATGGGAGATAAATCTTTATGGCTTGAAAAAAGATATTCTCATCTAGAAACAATTGTTTTTAAGGTGGATGAAAATTTTCCTAGGATAAACTCTGATTCATTCAAAGATAATAAAATTCCTGATGGAATTACTAATATTAAATATGATTTAGCCTTAAATACTATCAATGATTTCAGAGTAGAAAAAGATCAATTTTTTAATAATTTTAAAAAATAATGAACCAAATAGATTTCCAGTCAAGTTTATATAGCGAACCAAATTCGATCAATGGAGGTATATCAGCAGATGGCGCAAGCAATCTTATGGGGGCAACTTCTTTAAGTCCAATCGAGATTGTTTTGAGAGAAACCCTTCAAAATAGTTGGGATGCATCTTTAGGCCAATTCACTCAACCAGTATTTAATATAAAAGTGAGATCTTTAAGAGAAAGTGAAGAAAATTGTATCAATAATTTTTTAAGTGAACTGCCCCCCATTGGGACAATTGATAGAAAAAGATTGGATCAATTTTTAGCAAAAGAAAATAAAGTTGTTTTAGAAATTTCTGACTTTGGTACCAAAGGTCTTGGTGGACCTCTTTCAGCTTCTGAGTCTCATGAAGATGATAAAGATTATGATTTTGTGAATTTTGTTAAAAATTTTGGTAGCCATAAACATAAGGAAAATCAAGGTGGTGAATATGGATATGGCAAGTCCTCTTTTTTTAATATTAGTAGTTGCAGAACAATAATTATTAATTCACTAACTAATTATGAAGGAAAACTTGAAAATCGTTTAATCGGATATTCTTTAGGTTCAGCTTTTAACTTTGACAAACAAAGATATACAGGAAGACATTGGTGGGGTTGTATAAAGCAATCTGAGAATATGAATTATGTCGATCCTTTTTTAGATGAATATGCTGAGAAACTTGCTGAAGATATGGGGATGCCAAAAAGAAATAACGACCTTACAAAAGGCACAACCCTTATGATTTTAGATCCTGATTTAAGTGAGCTATTAGATGGTATTGAATTTCAAAATCAAGAAGATAAAAGTAATTATTTAAATACTCGTATACAAGATTTAATACTTTGGCATGCTTGGCCAAAGTTCACACCTAATAATAATGGTGAAACTCCAATGAAATGTAATGTTTCTGTTTTTGAAAAAGCAGATTCTATTCCCGATCCACAAAATATTTATCCCTACAGTTTATTAGCTGAGGCTCTTAAAGATGCTAGAGAGAAAAAGAATAATATTTATTCAAAAAAACATAAAATTATTTTGGGTTATTCTGGAAGTCAACAGTCAGGATTGCTAGGAAGAGAATCAAAATATAAAAATTTATTAGGCGAAAATTCTAAAATTCCTGATAAGCTTTCCCATTTTGCCTTGTTAAGACCAGCTGAATTAGTAGTTAAATATTTGAAACCTTTTAAAGAATTAGATGATCGACAGCCTCAGTGGGGAGCAGTTTTTATTTCTAGTGAAAAAAAATTAGTGGAGGAGGCTTTTAGAAAATCTGAACCTCCCGCTCATGATGATTGGAAGCCGGAAGGATCTCCTTTTATTTCTGCTGATCAAAAAACCTTTGTGAAGACAGCTTTGAGAGAGATAAAGTCAGAAATGAGAAAATTATCTGGAGATACCTCAGAATTAATATTTGATACGAAGAATAATGATCAAAGTTCTTTAGCGTGGTTTGCAGGAGAGTTGGGTCAGTCAATGATTGGTAAAGGTTTTGGTGGCTCAGATGGGAGCAGAGATTCAACAAATAAAAATACAGGTACTAAAAAAAGAAATAAGACCATATTAAGCAGACCAAATTACTGCGGAACAAAATTTATTGATGGGAAAGTAGTTGCAGATTTTTCTATGGAAATATCTAGTAGTAAAGGTAAAAATATCGAACTTGAATTTTGTCCTTTGGTTATTTCTGATGGGAAAGAAAAATCAAGCAAAGCCCCTAATGGAAAAGAACTAAAAATTGTAAAATTCGAAGCAGAAAAACATTTTGTTTTAGATCAACTTAATTCTGAAAATGAAAACTTGACGTCAAAGTTAATGAAAAAATACGATAAAAATGATTTGTATAATGAAGAACTTACCAAGCCCCAACTAAAATTAAATTCAGATTCAGTAAAAATATTTGTTTCAGTTGAAGTTCCCGATAATGTAGCAGTTTCTCTTTCTGCTGAAATCAAAGATAAAGGGTTTTGATTTTGTCGAATATTGCTTATCCATATCCAAATTTGATGCCTTGGGTTAGAGGAAATTCATTATGGGAATATTCCCTAAATAAAGGAGACTTTTTTGATTTTAAAAATGGAGTTGATAATTGGGACTATTATTCATCAATAGAAATTAAATGTAAATTGATTTGGGATATTAAGGAAGCTTTTATAAATGCAAATCTATATCCTATTTTAAATAATTCCAAAGTTGTATTTCTTTTGACAACAGGATCAGGACAATATGGTATCGCAAGAAAAAAAGTTTTTGAATATCAACTTAATGAAGATATTGAATTGCTTAATACCTTCATATTTAATTTAAAATCGAATCAAATTTCAAATATAGTAAAGCTGAGGCTAATAATTTGTACTAATGAGGTTGAGATAAATGGTTTTCATTATAGAAATGGAAGTATACTTTATGATGAATCTGCAAACTTAGAATTAGAGGGTAATTTAGCAAGATTACCAGTTTCAAAAGAAGATTTAAGTCAAATAAATTTTAGATACAAGGATGCAATATGGTATGTATCTTTTAGGGCCGAGGATTTTTATGAAACTTTCACAAATACTTATCATCTATATCTAAATTCTAAAAATTTAGATATTGATTTTCAATTAAAAAATAATAAATTCCTAGTACAATCGATCAAGGCTGATACTATAGCAACCATTATTAGATCATCTTTATTAGATGATGATTTGAATTTTGATTATCAAGAAGATTATCCAGAGTTTTCATTAGGATTCGTACTAAAAAATTGGTTAAAAAACTTTATTGAAGGTCCAAGTGATTTGCAAAATTTGATAAAAAAGATCAAGTCAAGTCCTAATGATTTTAACTGTGAATGTCAAAGCATTTTTTGTGATTAGATGATCTATTTACTTCCTCAAATTCAAGATTTTACTGCAAATAAATTACTTGATTTATTTATAGAAAAAAGTTCAGTTGGAAAATTTAATCCTGAATATAAAGAAAGATTTTATACTGCTACAGGTGGACAAAGAATCCCTATTGATTATTTGTTAGATTTGCGTCGATCTATTTTAAATTGTGCAAACAAATATAATTTTCCTAACAAGCAAAAGTCTTTTCTTGATTTCGAATATGAAGTGGCAGAAATTTTTTTTAATTGGCCTTATTTATGGATTGATCAAAATAATAAAGAGCCAAATGGGGAGGCATTAAGAAATAATTTTTGGTCTTATATAACTATAATTTTAATGCCTGATATCGCCGTTTGGAGGTGGCCTATACCTTCTGAAAATGCTTCTAAAAAATCATGGGAGGTTCGGATGAAAGGTGGTGGTACAAGAAATACTTTTCAAAGGATTTTTAGAAGATTAATTAGTTTTGATAAAGGTAAAGAATATCAACTTCATGAAAGATTAAATCTGATAAAAGGTTTAAATGAGGACGAGTTTCAAGCCATTATTGAGAGAACAAGTGTAAGCTCATGCTCTAAACTTTCCATCTTGTTGGCAGAGGAAATTATTTCTAGAAAAAAATTAAATATGCAAACTGATAAAGTTAAACAAGATATTTATCGAAATTCAATAATAGATTTAACTGCCTATGGCAAAGTTCAATCATTTGATTTATTGGAAGATATAGAATTGAAAGAATTAATTGCAAAAGTTTTTGAATTAAAAGAAAGTGAAATTTTAGAATTAAAAAATTTATAGATTTTTAAATTTCCTATTTATGAGACATCTCTAAATTCTTTTGAATAAACTTGAGATATTTTTTCAATATTATTTATTTCTAGATCTTCTGTATTTATTTTCTCAATTATTTTTTCTTTATTATCTTTTTTTGATAAAGCTAAAAGAGCGCAATAGCCTATACCATCTTTATCCATTTCTAATAAATGACCTATATGTATATCTCTATTCATATTGCTGAATTTTAAAATTTCATGATCAATATCCATGATCTGAGAAATAATTCTGCTAATAAATATTGATTGTTTTATCTCTGTGGTTAATCCAACAGTAGCTAATGCACCTCTTACCGAATTCCTGGAAAACAAATCATATTCTTTTCTTGCGATTTCACTCCAATCGATTTCATCTTTTATAAGTTCTTCAGCAAACAGTTCTAATGAAGGGATATATTTTTCAAGGCTAAAACTTTTTATTTTCATTTTTCTAGCTTTATCTTGCAGAAAAATCTCAGGGGTAGGCCAAAAGTTTTTTAATCTTTGATAGGTTTCTTTCTTCCTGTTTTCAAGATCTTTATCTCCTAAGATTGCAGGTTTATTTTTTTCTTTAGTATTTTTTTTGAAAGTCTCTGGTAGTAAATTTCCAAGACATGCATTCCATGCCCTTATATTACTTGGAATTATTTTTCTTCCTTCCCTTTTTTTTGTCCATATAAGTTCAACTTCTTTTTTATTTGATTCATACCAGTTAATAAGATTTTCTCTAAGTTTGGGCACTACATCAGGTTGAGTAAATTCTTTCTCATTTTTAATTGATTTCATGAAAGATTTGCCGAGTTCAAAAGCAACAATTGGTGCAACGGCTTCTCCAATCTGGTGGAATCTATTTGAAGGCCCTCCATAAAAATTGAAACCATCTGGGAAAGACTGAACTCTTGCCGCTTCTCTAACTGATAGGGTTCTATTCTGGTGAGGGTGAATATACCAATAACCATCTTTTGACATATGCGCAGTTATTGTCAGACATGGTTCATTAGGTTTGAGGATATTATATTTATCACCAAAACTCATTTTCTGATTTTGTTTTACTTGCTTACCTTCTCTGAAAGCTTTGCTCGTAACTGAATATCTTCTTTGCTCTTCTGATAATTGGGAATATTTGATCCCGGTTGATCGCATTAATTTAAATGTCTCAAGATCATCTTCCCTTACTTTTCTTATCAGATGATCATGAATCATCTCGTCATCAATATCCAACCAATTCCTCATTAATTTCTGATAATCGTTTTTCGGTCCTTCATAGCTGTATTTTTC encodes:
- a CDS encoding PD-(D/E)XK motif protein, which produces MSEEKLKKIWQEVELERDKFLKEFAYKNFYSGSKKDLILIGINKDSSKGIMIRDESGRNALPKLSSSFQIERSFIEEKKSFFITIFSKETSLHEPFTYLISLIIKNIDYGLSPTLATKEAIEKFQKLFKSFGKLPSENQIVGLLGELFFVDQILKIKNDYWKGWLKPEKTIDYTYSEIDVEIKSSSYSGEDKITINRLNQLQYIKNRSRYLYYSSFIINPDGELSVPDLVDNILSQIDDKDGFRDKLSCTKYKMGDKSLWLEKRYSHLETIVFKVDENFPRINSDSFKDNKIPDGITNIKYDLALNTINDFRVEKDQFFNNFKK
- a CDS encoding DNA cytosine methyltransferase; translation: MIHKNAVGKSDPHRLSPVRGPSSELEAHVDSCSFDELPEYAAKVRSIKKEPYFAVDLFSGAGGLSLGLHRANFDVILACDIRNDSIMTHRHHFGGCSYECDLSKRKVINEISEQLNKCGEISLIAGGPPCQPFSRNIKWRKHNEEVSAQHQELNEDRRELWESFISIVEQVKPKAFLMENVTDIAQTGEQEIYRSIINRAEKAGYRINPKLIYAWQYGVPQLRPRLFISGTKINECAPMKWPKPKYDSLEEAVTLDEAISDLPPLKGGWDEKWDEKYSYEGPKNDYQKLMRNWLDIDDEMIHDHLIRKVREDDLETFKLMRSTGIKYSQLSEEQRRYSVTSKAFREGKQVKQNQKMSFGDKYNILKPNEPCLTITAHMSKDGYWYIHPHQNRTLSVREAARVQSFPDGFNFYGGPSNRFHQIGEAVAPIVAFELGKSFMKSIKNEKEFTQPDVVPKLRENLINWYESNKKEVELIWTKKREGRKIIPSNIRAWNACLGNLLPETFKKNTKEKNKPAILGDKDLENRKKETYQRLKNFWPTPEIFLQDKARKMKIKSFSLEKYIPSLELFAEELIKDEIDWSEIARKEYDLFSRNSVRGALATVGLTTEIKQSIFISRIISQIMDIDHEILKFSNMNRDIHIGHLLEMDKDGIGYCALLALSKKDNKEKIIEKINTEDLEINNIEKISQVYSKEFRDVS